A region of Macrobrachium nipponense isolate FS-2020 chromosome 7, ASM1510439v2, whole genome shotgun sequence DNA encodes the following proteins:
- the LOC135217101 gene encoding uncharacterized protein LOC135217101: protein MYRTVVLTALVAVVVAQEALFEKYGFTKTMASCFGEKAYYDFLARAGRAQRECLQLPVSNLYRLDFSLYSHLGHPLHFGGESQYVPFPSYHPVHPGTHGHPGNQGHPGQYHAPHSYQQFQYRKKRQAAEFQPQKDGPFFDKYYLLDSVKKITASLSNYTCTLHKLGYIDEYLNLDLNNIVNNYKNLTIGENFRKDLVDGLYYCRDLSYCLPLQNPRSPLPIHLQRLLMAMECEKETRTNACFKEDLRKNIDEFDLSFFPKDDDPEDQLNKLSAIITGIDSLNELEIL from the exons ATGTACCGAACTGTGGTTTTAACTGCTCTGGTGGCCGTTGTCGTGGCCCAAGAGGCACTTTTCGAAAAGTACGGCTTCACCAAG ACCATGGCTAGCTGTTTCGGGGAGAAAGCCTATTACGACTTCCTGGCCAGAGCTGGTAGGGCCCAACGAGAGTGCCTACAACTTCCGGTCTCAAATCTGTACAGACTTGACTTCTCTCTCTATTCGCACTTG ggGCATCCACTCCACTTCGGAGGAGAGTCCCAGTACGTGCCCTTCCCCTCCTATCATCCGGTGCATCCTGGAACCCATGGGCATCCAGGAAATCAGGGTCATCCAGGGCAATACCACGCACCTCATTCCTACCAGCAATTCCAGTACAGGAAG AAACGCCAAGCAGCAGAATTCCAGCCACAAAAGGATGGGCCTTTCTTTGATAAATATTACCTCTTGGATTCCGTCAAGAAGATCACAGCTTCCCTCAGCAACTACACCTGCACACTCCACAAACTTGGTTAT ATTGATGAATATCTGAACCTGGACCTCAACAACATCGTCAATAATTACAAGAATCTCACCATTGGGGAAAACTTCAGGAAAGATCTCGTCGATGGTTTATATTACTGCAGAGACTTATCG TACTGCCTCCCCCTGCAAAACCCCAGGTCTCCCCTTCCCATCCACCTGCAGCGCCTTCTGATGGCCATGGAGTGCGAGAAGGAGACCAGGACCAACGCCTGCTTCAAGGAGGACCTCAGGAAGAACATCGACGAGTTCGACCTCTCCTTCTTCCCCAAGGACGACGACCCCGAGGACCAACTGAATAAGCTCTCAGCAATTATCACCGGAATCGATTCTCTCAACGAACTCGAGATTCTTTGA
- the LOC135217589 gene encoding uncharacterized protein LOC135217589, with translation MSTVLDHTYSATKLRVTSLHPSLTISFNRLKSPLEDDIIVLHADGWDNLIRFSIWIVYIKKAAASSHRVNPSPLLEDEGTMYRTVVLTALVAVVVAQEALFEKYGFTKTMASCFGEKAYYDFLARAGRAQRECLQLPVSNLYRLDFSLYSHLGHPLHFGGESQYVPFPSYHPVHPGTHGHPGNQGHPGQYHAPHSYQQFQYRKKRQAAEFQPQKDGPFFDKYYLLDSVKKITASLSNYTCTLHKLGYIDEYLNLDLNNIVNNYKNLTIGENFRKDLVDGLYYCRDLSYCLPLQNPRSPLPIHLQRLLMAMECEKETRTNACFKEDLRKNIDEFDLSFFPKDDDPEDQLNKLSAIITGIDSLNELEIL, from the exons atgtcaactgtattggaccacacctactctgctactaagctacgtgttacttcattacac CCGAGTCTAACGATTTCATTTAACCGATTAAAATCGCCCTTGGAAGACGACATCATTGTCCTGCATGCAGATGGGTGGGACAACCTCATTCGCTTCTCAATCTGGATCGTGTATATAAAGAAGGCAGCAGCCTCTTCTCATCGTGTTAATCCATCACCACTTCTGGAAGACGAAG GCACGATGTACCGAACTGTGGTTTTAACTGCTCTGGTGGCCGTTGTCGTGGCCCAAGAGGCACTTTTCGAAAAGTACGGCTTCACCAAG ACCATGGCTAGCTGTTTCGGGGAGAAAGCCTATTACGACTTCCTGGCCAGAGCTGGTAGGGCCCAACGAGAGTGCCTACAACTTCCGGTCTCAAATCTGTACAGACTTGACTTCTCTCTCTATTCGCACTTG ggGCATCCACTCCACTTCGGAGGAGAGTCCCAGTACGTGCCCTTCCCCTCCTATCATCCGGTGCATCCTGGAACTCATGGGCATCCAGGAAATCAGGGTCATCCAGGGCAATACCACGCGCCTCATTCCTACCAGCAATTCCAGTACAGGAAG AAACGCCAAGCAGCAGAATTCCAGCCACAAAAGGATGGGCCTTTCTTTGATAAATATTACCTCTTGGATTCCGTCAAGAAGATCACAGCTTCCCTCAGCAACTACACCTGCACACTCCACAAACTTGGTTAT ATTGATGAATATCTGAACCTGGACCTCAACAACATCGTCAATAATTACAAGAATCTCACCATTGGGGAAAACTTCAGGAAAGATCTCGTCGATGGTTTATATTACTGCAGAGACTTATCG TACTGCCTCCCCCTGCAAAACCCCAGGTCTCCCCTTCCCATCCACCTGCAGCGCCTTCTGATGGCCATGGAGTGCGAGAAGGAGACCAGGACCAACGCCTGCTTCAAGGAGGACCTCAGGAAGAACATCGACGAGTTCGACCTCTCCTTCTTCCCCAAGGACGACGACCCCGAGGACCAACTGAATAAGCTCTCAGCAATTATCACCGGAATCGATTCTCTCAACGAACTCGAGATTCTTTGA
- the LOC135217170 gene encoding uncharacterized protein LOC135217170, which produces MYQAVVLALVVVGATTQEALFEKYGFTKTMASCFGERAYYDFLARAGRAQRECLQLPVSNLYRLDFSLYSHLGHPLHFGGESQYVPFPSYHPVHPGLPGHPGHPTHPGQSYVPHSYQQFQYRKRRQASEVQQQKDGPFFDKYYLLDSVNKITASLSNYTCTLHKLGYIDEYLNLDLNNIVNNYKNLTIGEHFRKDLVDGLYYCRDLSYCLPLQNPRSPLPIHLQRLLMAMECEKETRTNACFKEDLRKNIDEFDLSFFPKDDDPEDQLNKLSAIITGIDSLNELEIV; this is translated from the exons ATGTATCAAGCTGTGGTTTTGGCTCTCGTGGTGGTCGGAGCCACGACCCAAGAGGCACTCTTCGAAAAGTATGGCTTCACTAAG ACTATGGCAAGCTGCTTCGGGGAAAGGGCCTATTACGACTTCCTGGCGAGGGCTGGCAGGGCCCAGCGTGAGTGCTTGCAGCTTCCGGTCTCCAATCTGTACAGACTTGACTTCTCTCTCTATTCGCATTTG GGACATCCTCTCCACTTCGGAGGAGAATCCCAGTATGTGCCCTTCCCCTCCTATCATCCGGTGCACCCAGGACTTCCAGGGCATCCTGGACATCCGACGCATCCTGGACAATCCTACGTGCCTCATTCCTATCAGCAATTCCAGTACAGGAAG aGACGCCAAGCATCAGAAGTCCAGCAACAAAAGGATGGTCCTTTCTTTGATAAATATTATCTCTTGGACTCGGTCAACAAGATCACAGCTTCCCTTAGCAACTACACCTGCACACTCCATAAGCTTGGATAT ATTGATGAATATTTGAACCTGGACCTCAACAACATCGTTAATAATTACAAGAATCTCACCATTGGGGAACACTTCAGGAAAGATCTCGTCGATGGTTTATACTATTGCAGAGATTTGTCG TACTGCCTCCCCCTGCAAAACCCCAGGTCTCCCCTTCCCATCCACCTGCAGCGCCTTCTGATGGCCATGGAGTGCGAGAAGGAGACCAGGACCAACGCCTGCTTCAAGGAGGACCTCAGGAAGAACATCGACGAGTTCGACCTCTCCTTCTTCCCCAAGGACGACGACCCCGAGGACCAACTGAATAAGCTCTCAGCAATTATCACCGGAATCGATTCTCTCAACGAACTCGAGATTGTTTGA
- the LOC135217169 gene encoding uncharacterized protein LOC135217169, with protein sequence MYKTLVLAVVVVITTAQDALFEKYGFTKTMASCFGERAYYDFLARAGRAQRECLQLPVSNLYRLDFSLYSHLGHPLHFGGESQYVPFPSYHPVHPGLQGHPGHPTHPGQSYVPHSYQQFQYRKKRQASEVQPQKDGPFFDKYYLLDSVNKITASLSNYTCTLHKLGYVDEYLNLDLNNIVNNYKNLTIGEHFRKDLVDGLYYCRDLSYCLPLQNPRSPLPIHLQRLLMAMECEKETRTNACFKEDLRKNIDEFDLSFFPKDDDPEDQLNKLSAIITGIDSLNELEIV encoded by the exons ATGTACAAAACTCTGGTTTTAGCTGTCGTGGTGGTCATTACCACGGCCCAAGATGCACTCTTCGAGAAGTACGGCTTCACAAAG ACCATGGCTAGCTGTTTCGGGGAGAGGGCCTATTACGACTTCCTGGCCAGAGCTGGTAGGGCCCAACGAGAGTGCCTACAACTTCCGGTCTCCAATCTGTATCGCCTTGACTTCTCCCTCTATTCGCACTTG GGACATCCTCTCCACTTCGGAGGAGAATCCCAGTACGTGCCCTTCCCCTCCTATCATCCAGTACATCCAGGACTTCAAGGCCATCCAGGACACCCAACGCATCCTGGACAATCCTACGTGCCTCATTCCTATCAGCAATTCCAGTACAGAAAG AAACGGCAAGCATCAGAAGTCCAGCCACAAAAGGATGGTCCTTTCTTTGACAAATATTACCTCTTGGATTCCGTCAACAAGATCACAGCATCTCTAAGCAACTACACCTGCACACTCCACAAACTTGGATAT GTTGATGAATATCTGAACCTGGATCTCAACAACATCGTTAACAATTACAAGAATCTCACCATTGGGGAACACTTCAGGAAAGATCTCGTGGATGGGTTATACTACTGCAGAGATTTGTCG taCTGCCTCCCCCTGCAAAACCCCAGGTCTCCCCTTCCCATCCACCTGCAGCGCCTTCTGATGGCCATGGAGTGCGAGAAGGAGACCAGGACCAACGCCTGCTTCAAGGAGGACCTCAGGAAGAACATCGACGAGTTCGACCTCTCCTTCTTCCCCAAGGACGACGACCCCGAGGACCAACTGAATAAGCTCTCAGCAATTATCACCGGAATCGATTCTCTCAACGAACTCGAGATTGTTTGA